In Natronococcus occultus SP4, the following proteins share a genomic window:
- a CDS encoding formate--tetrahydrofolate ligase: MTDSNQDGRIPTDYEIAQNAEKRPIDDVVEPFGLDAEDLELIGEHKAKVSFDAIERLRSERSEDGKLVLVTGMTPTPLGEGKTVTTVGLGQAFNRIDRDALIAIREPSLGPVFGVKGGAAGGGYSQVLPMEDINLHFTGDLHALTSAHNLISTMLDNHIKQGNELDIAVNWINWPRAIDMNDRVLRETVVGLGGEVTGVPREDGFILTAASEMMAVLCLADGIEDLKARIGRIIVAYAEDGEPITVDDIGATDAAAILLKDALKPNVVQTIEGTPAFVHGGPFANIAHGTNSLIADEVAAHLSEYLVTEAGFGSDLGAEKFMNIVCRFGEMEPDAVTVVASVRALKYHGQNMWPPNLEQLEDEDVAAVERGLENLDKHVENLRKFGVPVVVALNRFPDDSDAEVEAVLDHCREDLEVRAAESTVFSDGGEGGVDLAEKLVDAAETESSFEPLYDLEMSIKEKIEVVATEIYGADGVEYHSDAETDIERLTEHGFDDVPICMSKTFHSLSDDASRKGVPEDWTLEVNEIYPSAGAGFLVVLTADVLTLPGLPEEPAAANMELQSDGSIDGLF, encoded by the coding sequence GCTTCGCAGCGAGCGCTCCGAGGACGGAAAGCTCGTCCTCGTCACCGGGATGACGCCGACGCCGCTGGGTGAGGGGAAGACGGTGACGACGGTCGGACTCGGCCAGGCGTTCAACCGGATCGATCGGGACGCGCTGATCGCGATCCGGGAGCCGTCGCTGGGACCGGTCTTCGGTGTGAAAGGCGGCGCCGCGGGCGGCGGATACTCCCAGGTGCTCCCGATGGAGGATATCAACCTCCATTTCACCGGCGATCTACACGCGCTCACCTCGGCGCACAACCTAATTTCGACGATGCTCGACAACCACATCAAGCAGGGCAACGAGCTCGACATCGCCGTCAACTGGATCAACTGGCCCCGCGCGATCGACATGAACGATCGGGTGCTCCGGGAGACGGTGGTCGGTCTGGGCGGCGAGGTCACCGGCGTTCCCCGCGAGGACGGGTTCATCCTGACCGCGGCCTCGGAGATGATGGCGGTGCTCTGTCTCGCCGACGGTATCGAGGACCTCAAGGCCCGGATCGGTCGGATCATCGTTGCCTACGCCGAAGACGGCGAGCCGATCACGGTCGACGATATCGGTGCGACCGACGCCGCTGCCATCCTGTTGAAGGACGCACTCAAGCCGAACGTCGTCCAGACGATCGAGGGGACGCCCGCGTTCGTCCACGGTGGTCCCTTCGCGAACATCGCCCACGGCACCAACTCGCTGATCGCCGACGAGGTCGCGGCCCACCTCTCGGAGTATCTCGTCACCGAAGCGGGCTTCGGGTCAGATCTGGGCGCCGAGAAGTTCATGAACATCGTCTGTCGGTTCGGCGAGATGGAGCCCGACGCGGTCACGGTCGTCGCGTCGGTACGGGCGCTGAAGTACCACGGCCAGAACATGTGGCCGCCGAACCTCGAACAGTTAGAAGACGAGGACGTCGCGGCCGTCGAGCGCGGGCTCGAGAACCTCGATAAACACGTCGAGAACTTGCGAAAGTTCGGCGTTCCCGTCGTCGTCGCGCTCAATCGGTTCCCCGACGACAGCGACGCGGAGGTCGAGGCGGTTCTCGACCACTGCCGGGAGGACCTCGAGGTGCGGGCAGCGGAGTCAACGGTGTTCAGCGACGGCGGCGAGGGTGGCGTCGACCTCGCCGAGAAACTTGTCGACGCAGCCGAGACCGAGTCGTCGTTCGAGCCGCTGTACGACCTCGAGATGTCGATCAAAGAGAAGATCGAGGTTGTCGCGACCGAGATCTACGGGGCCGACGGCGTCGAGTACCACAGCGACGCCGAAACCGACATCGAACGGCTCACCGAGCACGGGTTCGACGACGTCCCGATCTGTATGTCCAAGACCTTCCACTCGCTGAGCGACGACGCCAGCCGCAAGGGCGTCCCCGAGGACTGGACCCTCGAAGTCAACGAGATCTACCCCTCGGCGGGGGCCGGCTTCCTCGTGGTGTTGACCGCCGACGTGCTGACCCTCCCCGGGCTTCCCGAGGAGCCCGCGGCCGCGAACATGGAGCTGCAGTCCGACGGAAGCATCGACGGCCTGTTCTGA
- the fdhF gene encoding formate dehydrogenase subunit alpha — protein MATEESEPVKTICPYCGVGCGIQVNQGEEPGDVQFMPWGDAPVNEGRICIKGGAATEVVDHEDRLTEPLIKEDGEFREASWAEAYDRIVDELERIREEYEPDAMGFFGSSKTMNEENYLLQKLARRYGTNNVDNCTRMCHASTVWALRTSLGAGAMTNSMADLEESADVFWIQGANPGEQHPIANSQYFRQAVLEGATVIQVDPHANKTTSSFQIDETDRHQHLQLEPGTDIPLLNVVIKTILENHEDDPDAGWIDEEFIEERTEGFDHLKETLSEFDKEEAAEQCGVPLEDIELAAEKYAMANNAAIFTGMGMSQHTCGVDNVQNEINLALITGNLGKPGTGVNPLRGQNNVQGTCDVGAMPNVLPGYQLVDDDEARQSVEEEWGFEVPDEPGLTNVELSHEFGNSVKGLYVMGENPVVSEPDANRVIERIQDLEFMVAQDIFMTETAEYADVVLPATTWAERGGTVTNTDRRVQRMRGVDKVHENTKHDLEILMEVGSRLFSEDEFRFEDEEAVFEELRQVCPSYYGMTYEILGEEGIQWPCYELGDEGDQYLYEDSFDTDNGLGQIEGVTHQPPKETPDEEYPLILTTARLEEHYNTGTMSRRSPTLNRQTPENFVDVHPNDAERYGIEDGQDVVLKSRRGEITVEAQVTDAIKEGSVWTTPHFAAASANRLTNDVLDERAKIPEYKAAAAEIEVGIEPADSEAPADD, from the coding sequence ATGGCGACTGAGGAGTCGGAGCCGGTAAAGACGATCTGTCCGTACTGCGGCGTCGGCTGTGGAATCCAGGTCAACCAGGGCGAAGAGCCCGGCGACGTCCAGTTCATGCCGTGGGGTGATGCGCCGGTCAACGAGGGCCGGATCTGTATCAAGGGTGGCGCGGCGACGGAGGTCGTCGACCACGAGGACCGACTCACCGAGCCGCTGATCAAAGAGGACGGCGAGTTCCGCGAGGCCAGCTGGGCGGAGGCTTACGACCGCATCGTCGACGAACTCGAGCGCATCCGCGAGGAGTACGAGCCCGACGCGATGGGCTTTTTCGGCTCCTCAAAGACGATGAACGAGGAGAACTACCTCCTCCAGAAGCTCGCGCGACGGTACGGCACCAACAACGTCGACAACTGCACCCGGATGTGTCACGCCTCGACGGTGTGGGCGCTACGGACGAGTCTGGGCGCCGGTGCGATGACAAACAGCATGGCCGACCTGGAGGAGTCGGCTGACGTCTTCTGGATCCAGGGCGCGAATCCCGGGGAGCAACACCCGATTGCGAACAGCCAGTACTTCCGGCAGGCCGTCCTCGAGGGGGCGACGGTGATCCAGGTCGACCCCCACGCCAACAAGACGACCTCGTCGTTCCAGATCGACGAGACGGACCGCCACCAGCACCTCCAGCTCGAGCCGGGGACCGACATCCCGCTGTTGAACGTCGTGATCAAGACGATTCTGGAGAACCACGAGGACGACCCCGACGCGGGCTGGATCGACGAGGAGTTCATCGAGGAGCGAACGGAAGGGTTCGACCACCTCAAGGAGACGCTCTCGGAGTTCGACAAGGAGGAGGCCGCCGAGCAGTGTGGCGTCCCGCTCGAGGACATCGAGCTGGCCGCCGAAAAGTACGCGATGGCGAACAACGCGGCCATCTTCACCGGGATGGGGATGAGCCAGCACACCTGCGGGGTCGACAACGTCCAGAACGAGATCAACCTCGCGCTGATCACGGGCAACCTCGGCAAGCCGGGAACGGGTGTCAACCCGCTTCGAGGCCAGAACAACGTCCAGGGGACCTGTGACGTCGGTGCGATGCCGAACGTCCTGCCGGGCTACCAGCTGGTCGACGACGACGAGGCCCGCCAGTCCGTCGAGGAGGAGTGGGGGTTCGAGGTGCCCGACGAGCCCGGACTGACGAACGTCGAGCTCTCCCACGAGTTCGGCAACTCGGTGAAGGGACTGTACGTGATGGGCGAGAACCCTGTCGTGAGCGAACCCGACGCCAACCGGGTTATCGAGCGCATTCAGGACCTGGAGTTCATGGTCGCACAGGACATCTTCATGACCGAGACGGCCGAGTACGCCGACGTCGTCCTCCCGGCGACGACCTGGGCCGAACGCGGCGGCACCGTCACCAACACCGACCGCCGGGTCCAGCGGATGCGCGGCGTCGATAAGGTCCACGAGAACACGAAACACGACCTCGAGATCCTCATGGAGGTCGGCAGCCGGCTGTTCAGCGAGGACGAGTTCCGCTTCGAGGACGAGGAGGCCGTCTTCGAGGAGCTCCGGCAGGTCTGTCCGAGCTACTACGGGATGACCTACGAGATCCTCGGCGAGGAGGGGATCCAGTGGCCCTGTTACGAACTCGGTGACGAGGGCGACCAGTACCTCTACGAGGACAGCTTCGACACCGACAACGGCCTCGGGCAGATCGAGGGTGTGACCCATCAGCCCCCCAAAGAGACTCCCGACGAGGAGTATCCGCTGATCCTGACGACTGCCCGGCTCGAGGAACACTACAACACGGGGACGATGAGCCGTCGCTCGCCGACGCTGAACCGCCAGACCCCCGAGAACTTCGTCGACGTCCACCCCAACGACGCCGAGCGCTACGGGATCGAGGACGGCCAGGACGTCGTCCTCAAGTCCCGGCGTGGCGAGATCACCGTCGAGGCCCAGGTCACCGACGCGATCAAGGAGGGATCGGTGTGGACGACGCCACACTTCGCGGCCGCCTCCGCCAACCGTCTCACCAACGACGTCCTCGACGAGCGCGCGAAGATCCCCGAGTACAAGGCCGCGGCGGCCGAGATCGAGGTCGGTATCGAGCCGGCCGACTCGGAGGCGCCGGCCGACGACTGA
- a CDS encoding universal stress protein — translation MYDNVLIATDGSDEAEGAIDHGLDLAEKVGAKVHVLYVVETKANYILTVGLSDDELRSYRKYGEEVVTRVIDRASERGLSGEGVIRTGRPAAEIVDYGAENDVDLILLGKQGHGAIDRHLGSTSEKVIRMADTPVTVVAGAQWTS, via the coding sequence ATGTACGATAACGTTCTGATCGCGACGGACGGCAGCGACGAGGCCGAGGGAGCTATCGACCACGGCCTCGACCTCGCCGAGAAGGTGGGTGCGAAGGTACACGTGTTGTACGTCGTCGAAACCAAGGCCAACTACATCCTGACGGTCGGGCTCTCGGACGACGAGCTCCGGTCCTACCGGAAGTACGGCGAGGAAGTCGTCACGAGGGTGATCGACCGGGCGTCCGAGCGCGGCCTCAGCGGCGAGGGAGTTATCAGAACCGGCCGGCCGGCCGCGGAGATCGTCGACTACGGTGCGGAGAACGACGTCGATCTCATCCTGCTGGGAAAGCAGGGCCACGGCGCGATCGATCGCCACCTCGGGAGCACTTCCGAGAAGGTCATCCGGATGGCCGACACGCCCGTCACCGTCGTCGCCGGCGCCCAGTGGACGAGCTAG
- a CDS encoding universal stress protein, with protein MLDRILIATDGSRKASAAIDHGLELAETFDAEVHVVYVVETKASYILSIGASEEGLEEYRQYGQEVVDEVVDRADRRGLEAVGAVESGTVAQQLLEYTDREDVDAVVMGERGRGTLERYLGSNVEKVVRLCSKPVTVVRS; from the coding sequence ATGCTAGACAGGATCCTGATCGCGACGGACGGCAGCCGGAAGGCGTCGGCGGCGATCGACCACGGGCTGGAGCTCGCGGAGACGTTCGACGCAGAGGTGCACGTGGTCTACGTCGTCGAGACGAAGGCCTCGTATATCCTCAGTATCGGCGCGAGCGAGGAGGGTCTCGAAGAGTACCGCCAGTACGGACAGGAGGTCGTCGACGAGGTCGTCGATCGCGCCGATCGCCGCGGACTCGAGGCCGTCGGCGCGGTCGAGTCCGGAACGGTCGCCCAACAGCTGCTCGAGTACACGGACCGCGAGGACGTCGACGCGGTCGTCATGGGCGAACGCGGACGGGGAACCCTCGAGCGGTATCTCGGATCGAACGTCGAGAAGGTCGTCCGGCTGTGCTCGAAGCCGGTGACCGTCGTTCGCTCGTAG
- a CDS encoding BCCT family transporter, with the protein MADDDNSGIQGELFHAETDREPGDRNWQGYGFDINPPVFFIAGGLIVLFIVLSLVFPDQAGTVYQETRVAVSDYFDWLFILAANSFIIFMIYLAISKYGSIRLGGVDGEKEFSDISWVAMLFSAGMGIGLMFFGVAEPVFHLFDPHLGAEAGTEGAGEVALAVSLFHWGVHPWAIYALVALGLAFFSYNRGLPLTFRSVFYPVLGDRIYGWPGHLIDIFTIFATLFGLVTSLGLGALQINAGLTFLGDEVGVFPAVPDSIWVAVAIIGLVTGLAIISVYLGLDKGIRRLSNLNLTLMLILLISVFVLGPTLFVLGALPQGIGGYLGNFFELSFFGNTFDDHYFQGSEFYGPGGEGEGDFLVDWTVFYWAWWISWSPFVGMFIARISKGRSVREFVGGVLLIPVIFSFAWFSAMGGTALNFELNDATAGAISDPVFETGEEVAMFAMFEQMPGTLILSVIAIVLVTTFFVTSSDSGSLVLEHLSTGGKHETPPAGRVFWAASEGLVASALLIAGGDAAVEALQAAAIASGLPFTFILLFMMYAVLTGLRREYRTLQSDEFAELIENLEEEDEIVVRSRTGDLVTHVRTRDGTVVDVGDD; encoded by the coding sequence ATGGCAGACGACGACAACAGCGGTATCCAGGGAGAACTCTTCCACGCGGAGACGGACCGAGAACCGGGCGACAGGAACTGGCAAGGGTACGGCTTCGACATCAACCCCCCCGTGTTTTTCATCGCGGGCGGGTTGATCGTGCTGTTTATCGTTCTCTCGCTTGTGTTTCCCGACCAGGCGGGGACGGTCTACCAGGAGACCCGTGTTGCAGTGTCTGACTACTTCGACTGGCTGTTCATCCTGGCGGCGAACAGCTTCATTATCTTCATGATCTATCTCGCCATCAGCAAGTACGGCTCGATCCGCCTCGGCGGGGTCGACGGCGAGAAGGAGTTCAGCGACATCTCCTGGGTCGCGATGCTGTTCAGCGCCGGGATGGGGATCGGCCTCATGTTCTTCGGCGTCGCCGAACCGGTGTTTCACCTCTTCGACCCACATCTGGGCGCGGAGGCGGGAACCGAGGGCGCCGGTGAGGTCGCACTCGCAGTGTCGCTGTTCCACTGGGGGGTCCACCCGTGGGCGATCTACGCGCTGGTCGCGCTCGGACTCGCCTTCTTCTCGTACAATCGGGGGCTTCCGCTAACCTTCCGTTCGGTGTTTTACCCGGTGCTCGGCGATCGGATCTACGGCTGGCCGGGCCACCTCATCGACATCTTCACCATCTTCGCGACGCTGTTCGGCCTCGTAACCTCGCTCGGACTGGGGGCGTTACAGATCAATGCCGGACTGACGTTCCTCGGCGACGAGGTCGGCGTGTTCCCCGCGGTTCCCGACTCGATCTGGGTCGCCGTGGCGATCATCGGCCTCGTTACCGGGCTCGCGATCATCTCCGTCTATCTCGGTCTCGACAAAGGGATCCGACGGCTCAGCAACCTGAATCTGACGCTGATGTTGATCCTGCTGATTTCGGTGTTCGTTCTCGGGCCGACCCTGTTCGTCCTCGGCGCCCTGCCACAGGGGATCGGTGGCTACCTCGGAAACTTCTTCGAGCTTTCCTTCTTCGGGAACACCTTCGACGACCACTACTTCCAGGGCTCGGAGTTCTACGGGCCCGGCGGCGAGGGCGAAGGTGACTTCCTCGTCGACTGGACGGTGTTCTACTGGGCCTGGTGGATCTCCTGGTCGCCGTTCGTCGGGATGTTCATCGCCAGGATCTCGAAGGGGCGCTCCGTCCGCGAGTTCGTCGGCGGCGTGCTCCTGATCCCCGTCATCTTCTCGTTCGCCTGGTTCTCGGCGATGGGTGGAACCGCCCTGAACTTCGAGCTGAACGACGCGACGGCGGGCGCGATCAGCGACCCCGTCTTCGAAACCGGCGAGGAGGTCGCGATGTTCGCGATGTTCGAGCAGATGCCGGGGACGCTGATCCTCTCCGTGATCGCGATCGTTCTCGTCACGACGTTTTTCGTGACGTCTTCGGACTCGGGGTCGCTCGTCCTCGAACATCTGAGCACCGGCGGGAAACACGAGACGCCCCCGGCTGGGCGGGTCTTCTGGGCCGCCTCGGAGGGGCTGGTCGCCTCGGCGCTGCTGATCGCCGGCGGCGACGCGGCCGTCGAGGCGCTGCAGGCGGCGGCGATCGCCAGCGGGCTACCGTTTACGTTTATCCTGTTGTTTATGATGTACGCCGTGCTGACCGGGCTCAGACGAGAGTACAGAACCCTTCAGTCCGACGAGTTCGCCGAGCTAATCGAGAACCTGGAGGAGGAAGACGAGATCGTCGTCAGGAGCCGGACCGGTGACCTCGTCACACACGTCAGAACCAGAGACGGCACCGTCGTCGACGTCGGCGACGACTGA
- a CDS encoding methylenetetrahydrofolate reductase, whose translation MSGDIQSIPTAEGMVELLAEPRFELMPFESIDEQLGHLPEGSEIAITTSPTLGLEATIEWSERASERGYEIVPHVAARYVEDRDHLAEIARRLTEAGVTDIFVPGGDREEPAGEFESAYELLVALEDLPYEFAEIGVTGYPEGHAFLDDETLAAAMNRKEPYATYVVTQLCYDPDAVLEWIDEIRTRGIDLPVEVGIPGVMKYQRLFGISKKVGVGDSVRFLKKTSGIVGFLRQLVGSRGTYSPDTLLEGLAPYATDPYYGIRGVHIYAFNQVPDLESWRAETLAKHR comes from the coding sequence ATGTCGGGCGACATCCAGTCGATACCGACCGCCGAGGGGATGGTCGAGCTGCTCGCGGAGCCCCGTTTCGAGCTGATGCCGTTCGAGAGCATCGACGAACAGCTCGGTCATCTACCGGAGGGATCGGAGATCGCTATCACTACCTCCCCGACGCTGGGACTCGAGGCGACGATCGAGTGGAGCGAACGGGCCAGCGAGCGCGGCTACGAGATCGTTCCCCACGTCGCCGCCCGCTACGTCGAGGACCGGGACCACCTCGCGGAGATCGCCCGTCGGCTTACCGAGGCCGGCGTAACGGATATTTTCGTCCCGGGCGGGGATCGCGAGGAGCCGGCCGGCGAGTTCGAGTCCGCCTACGAGCTGCTGGTCGCGCTCGAGGACCTCCCCTACGAGTTCGCGGAGATCGGGGTCACCGGCTACCCGGAGGGCCACGCCTTCCTCGACGACGAGACGCTGGCCGCAGCGATGAACCGAAAGGAGCCGTACGCGACCTACGTCGTCACCCAGCTGTGCTACGATCCCGACGCCGTCCTCGAATGGATCGACGAGATCCGCACCCGTGGCATCGATCTTCCCGTCGAGGTCGGTATCCCCGGCGTGATGAAGTACCAGCGGCTGTTTGGCATCTCGAAGAAGGTCGGGGTCGGCGACTCCGTTCGCTTTCTCAAAAAGACAAGCGGAATCGTCGGCTTTCTCCGCCAGCTCGTCGGCTCCAGAGGGACGTACTCGCCGGACACGCTGCTCGAGGGGCTCGCGCCGTACGCGACCGACCCCTACTACGGGATCCGCGGGGTCCACATCTATGCGTTCAATCAGGTGCCGGACCTCGAGTCCTGGCGGGCCGAGACGCTCGCAAAACACCGCTGA
- the epsC gene encoding serine O-acetyltransferase EpsC, with protein MGYEYTGDAAERLRETYDTDAARGPDSSAPFPEDDRRPELALLRRLLFPGCWNARELLEDESAVRETLTELGTHYEAGLRAYEEPDPEATTTDVLDRLPELRRTLEKDVEAAYKGDPAARSVVEIVRSYPGLQAIAMQRVAHCLYEADAPQYARELTEYAKTITGIDIHPGARIGDYFFVDHGTGVVIGETATIGDWVRLYQDVTLGALHFEEAEDDEKTLKKGYKRHPDIGDNVVIGAGTKVLGAISVGDHVSIGANSWVTEDIPDHTSVYVSEHPDQERKRNG; from the coding sequence ATGGGATACGAGTACACGGGGGACGCCGCCGAACGACTCCGCGAGACCTACGACACCGACGCCGCGAGGGGACCGGACTCGTCGGCACCGTTCCCGGAGGACGACAGGCGCCCGGAGCTGGCGCTGCTCAGGCGGCTCCTGTTTCCAGGCTGCTGGAACGCTCGAGAGCTGCTCGAAGACGAGTCGGCGGTCCGAGAGACGCTCACGGAGCTCGGGACCCACTACGAGGCAGGGCTCCGGGCCTACGAGGAGCCCGATCCAGAGGCGACGACGACCGACGTCCTCGATCGGCTGCCGGAACTTCGCCGGACCCTCGAGAAGGACGTCGAGGCCGCCTACAAGGGCGATCCGGCCGCGCGGTCGGTCGTCGAGATCGTCCGTTCCTACCCCGGGCTGCAGGCGATCGCGATGCAGCGGGTCGCACACTGCCTCTACGAGGCCGACGCCCCGCAGTACGCCAGGGAGCTGACCGAGTACGCGAAGACGATCACCGGGATCGACATCCACCCGGGGGCCCGGATCGGCGACTACTTCTTCGTCGACCACGGGACGGGCGTCGTGATCGGTGAGACGGCGACGATCGGCGACTGGGTCCGGCTCTACCAGGACGTGACCCTCGGGGCGTTACACTTCGAGGAGGCAGAAGACGACGAGAAGACACTGAAGAAGGGGTACAAGCGCCACCCCGACATCGGCGACAACGTCGTGATCGGGGCCGGAACGAAGGTGCTGGGGGCGATCAGTGTCGGCGATCACGTCAGCATCGGCGCCAACTCCTGGGTGACCGAGGATATTCCGGATCACACCAGCGTGTACGTCTCCGAACACCCCGACCAGGAGCGAAAGCGAAACGGCTGA